A genomic segment from Nitrosopumilus sp. K4 encodes:
- the dph5 gene encoding diphthine synthase: MLWFIGLGISGSKSIPSEAMDVLAKADIVYLEQFTSPISKSDFIKIKKMTKGEFKPAKRWLVEDGNEILQNAKKKKVVLLSYGDPYIATTHIELRTRAIEEKIKTFSIHASSSLTSMIGECGLHFYKVGRIATIMSEMKSLTTPYYVIYKNIIEGNHTVLLLEYNQDKDFFLDPKDALAGLIDTEKGQKRKVISESSYVIVASRIGFKDQAIISGKISSLKKKDFGKPPHTIIITGKLHFTESDALKILGQCLDEPIDNSEKTKKISKQMMEKYVPMVREALEEIEPHYRGKKEYQVILENAELYIQDAEKFLEDGQEEVAILSIGYADGLVDALRLAKGLDPKM; encoded by the coding sequence ATGCTCTGGTTTATAGGACTAGGAATTTCGGGTTCAAAATCCATTCCTAGTGAAGCAATGGATGTTTTAGCAAAAGCAGACATTGTATATCTTGAGCAATTTACCAGTCCAATTTCAAAATCAGATTTTATAAAAATCAAAAAAATGACCAAAGGAGAATTCAAGCCTGCAAAGAGATGGCTTGTTGAAGACGGAAATGAAATTTTACAAAACGCAAAAAAGAAAAAAGTTGTCTTGTTATCTTATGGAGATCCATACATTGCAACAACTCATATTGAATTAAGAACAAGAGCTATTGAGGAAAAAATTAAAACATTTTCTATCCATGCATCATCGTCTCTAACATCAATGATAGGTGAATGCGGTCTCCATTTTTACAAAGTTGGAAGAATAGCAACCATCATGAGTGAAATGAAATCGCTAACAACTCCCTACTACGTGATATACAAAAATATCATTGAAGGTAACCATACTGTTTTACTTTTAGAATATAATCAAGATAAAGATTTTTTCTTGGATCCAAAAGACGCATTAGCAGGATTAATAGATACAGAAAAGGGGCAAAAAAGAAAAGTCATTAGCGAGTCAAGCTATGTGATTGTAGCATCAAGAATAGGATTCAAAGATCAGGCAATCATTTCTGGGAAAATCTCAAGTTTAAAGAAAAAAGATTTTGGAAAACCACCACACACAATCATCATCACGGGCAAACTACATTTCACAGAGTCAGATGCATTAAAGATTTTAGGTCAATGCCTAGATGAGCCCATAGATAATTCAGAGAAAACAAAAAAGATTTCAAAACAAATGATGGAAAAATATGTACCGATGGTAAGAGAAGCACTTGAAGAAATAGAGCCTCATTACAGGGGCAAAAAAGAATACCAAGTAATTTTAGAAAACGCTGAGTTATACATTCAAGACGCAGAGAAATTTCTAGAAGATGGTCAAGAAGAAGTGGCAATTCTTAGCATAGGATATGCTGATGGGTTAGTGGATGCACTTAGACTTGCAAAAGGTCTGGATCCAAAGATGTAG
- a CDS encoding M20/M25/M40 family metallo-hydrolase — MDTTFTVTPRFAVKMLEKALRLYTPSLSEKPMAEFLADKCDDLGFEDIHIDEVGNIIAKKGSGSPKILLCGHMDVVPGKVKVRKEGDALYGRGASDAKAPLMAMLFAAAAIQNNNGTVTFVGAVDEEGNATGIKNLVKENMDIDYAIFGEPSGIKQVTIAYKGRLAINLKISVEDSSHASAPWLSKNAIHESMIFVRELKEKLEHGQEEKSKGMMLTATMTEIKGGTSHNVTPKDCETTFDIRIPVDMDCKSVEQKIATLVKDIAQERKVEAFYSILDETEPFEAPHNSPLVRAFTLGVMEVEHSRPTLIRKTGTGDMNVIGNQWDIPVVTYGPGDPHEAHTIDEKVSIDEYLRGIEILKKTLQHLKRLHDRKMK; from the coding sequence TTGGACACTACATTTACGGTTACACCAAGATTTGCAGTAAAGATGCTTGAGAAAGCACTTAGACTTTACACACCATCTCTTAGCGAAAAGCCAATGGCAGAATTTCTTGCCGACAAATGTGATGATTTAGGATTTGAAGATATTCACATAGACGAGGTTGGAAACATTATTGCAAAGAAAGGTTCAGGATCTCCAAAAATCTTATTGTGTGGACATATGGATGTTGTTCCAGGAAAAGTCAAGGTCAGAAAAGAAGGAGATGCCCTTTATGGGAGAGGTGCATCAGATGCAAAAGCACCACTAATGGCAATGCTTTTTGCAGCAGCTGCAATTCAAAACAACAATGGCACAGTAACATTTGTAGGAGCTGTTGATGAAGAGGGAAATGCAACAGGAATTAAGAATTTAGTTAAAGAGAACATGGATATCGATTATGCGATTTTTGGAGAACCAAGTGGGATTAAGCAAGTTACCATAGCATACAAAGGAAGACTAGCCATAAATCTAAAGATCAGTGTTGAAGATAGTTCTCATGCAAGTGCGCCATGGCTCTCAAAAAATGCCATTCATGAATCAATGATCTTTGTAAGAGAACTCAAAGAAAAGCTAGAGCATGGACAAGAAGAAAAATCCAAAGGAATGATGCTTACTGCAACAATGACTGAAATCAAGGGCGGTACTAGTCATAATGTTACACCAAAAGACTGTGAAACCACATTTGATATTAGAATTCCAGTAGACATGGATTGCAAATCAGTGGAACAAAAAATTGCAACTCTTGTCAAAGATATTGCCCAAGAAAGAAAAGTTGAAGCTTTTTACTCAATTCTTGATGAAACAGAACCATTTGAGGCACCACATAATTCTCCACTTGTAAGAGCATTTACTTTGGGAGTAATGGAAGTAGAGCATTCACGACCCACCCTAATTAGAAAAACAGGTACAGGGGACATGAATGTTATTGGGAATCAATGGGATATCCCAGTGGTCACATATGGTCCAGGGGATCCTCATGAAGCACACACAATCGACGAAAAGGTTTCAATTGATGAGTATCTAAGAGGAATTGAAATTCTAAAAAAGACTCTACAGCATTTAAAAAGACTCCATGATAGAAAGATGAAGTAA
- the lysX gene encoding lysine biosynthesis protein LysX — MSPDVTILYDTIRWEEKALLEAGKKKNINIQMVDCKKLAIDLEKKPDDYGVVIQRCVSYYRNLHSTAALEGLGVKVINCLNTGVFAGNKLFTHMLLKKAGVPTPDATVAFSKDAALQALETQGFPKVIKPTVGSWGRLISKLNDKDSAEGVIESRETMYPIYQIHYLEEFVKRPPRDIRAIMVGDKIVAAIYRTSGNGNWKTNMALGGVAEECKVTPEMEEMCIKAKNAVYGDIVGVDLMESDDKGLVVHEVNNTTEYKNTVRVCGVDIPSLMLDYAIKSK; from the coding sequence GTGAGCCCAGACGTTACAATTCTTTACGATACCATCCGTTGGGAAGAAAAAGCTCTCTTAGAAGCTGGAAAGAAAAAAAATATCAACATTCAGATGGTAGATTGTAAGAAATTAGCTATAGATTTAGAAAAAAAGCCAGATGATTACGGAGTAGTGATTCAAAGATGCGTAAGCTATTACAGAAACTTGCATTCTACAGCTGCACTTGAAGGATTAGGTGTCAAAGTAATCAATTGTCTCAATACAGGAGTTTTTGCAGGAAACAAACTTTTCACCCATATGCTTTTGAAAAAAGCAGGAGTACCAACACCAGATGCAACAGTTGCATTTTCAAAAGATGCAGCTCTTCAAGCACTTGAAACACAAGGATTTCCCAAAGTAATCAAACCAACTGTTGGAAGTTGGGGAAGGTTAATTTCAAAATTAAATGATAAAGATTCTGCAGAAGGGGTTATCGAAAGTAGAGAAACCATGTATCCCATTTACCAAATTCATTATCTAGAAGAATTTGTAAAACGCCCACCAAGAGATATCAGGGCAATTATGGTGGGAGATAAAATTGTTGCAGCAATCTATAGAACATCAGGTAATGGAAATTGGAAGACAAACATGGCATTGGGAGGCGTTGCAGAAGAATGCAAAGTAACACCAGAGATGGAAGAAATGTGTATTAAGGCAAAAAATGCAGTTTATGGAGATATAGTAGGTGTAGATTTGATGGAAAGTGATGATAAAGGACTAGTAGTTCATGAAGTTAACAATACAACGGAATACAAAAACACAGTAAGAGTCTGTGGGGTTGACATTCCATCTCTAATGCTAGATTACGCAATAAAATCAAAGTAA
- the lysW/argW gene encoding alpha-aminoadipate/glutamate carrier protein LysW: protein MSKCEECDADISIPSDALEGEIVTCPECGASFELAKGSDGFDLKPAQTVGEDWGQ from the coding sequence ATGTCAAAATGTGAAGAATGTGATGCAGATATCTCGATTCCAAGCGATGCATTGGAAGGGGAAATCGTAACATGTCCGGAATGTGGCGCAAGTTTTGAATTAGCAAAAGGTTCAGACGGTTTCGATCTTAAGCCTGCCCAAACGGTTGGCGAGGATTGGGGACAGTGA
- a CDS encoding LeuA family protein, whose amino-acid sequence MKDPNHYANLYNAYEKNPKKIRVLDSTLREGEQHPGVSFTNKQRIQIAWMLDYFGVDQIEISPVVSNDHKEATKTIIKQGLKADIVAHGRALKEDIDISLSCDAKWCAAYLGISDIHLKDKLRISREEAMNRAVETVEYAKSHGLKIRFTVEDGSRAEPEFLLKMCKAIEDAGVDRISLPDTVGIMRPIGMYNFVKKVREVVDVPLDAHVHNDIGLAVANAFSACDAGVDQIHTTIDGIGERTGIPPLAEVAVALTYLYKSPNDFRLDMLLDLSRLIEEYTSIKPYDSKPIVGSSAYKHKAGTHLAAILRNPAAYEPIPPRAVGNRRRIVFGELAGKTGAAYLMSLLGLEKDDEHAKAVAAGLKGLRMGDLIEIPLEDRLEKKIINDK is encoded by the coding sequence ATGAAAGATCCGAATCACTATGCAAACTTGTACAATGCATATGAAAAGAATCCAAAAAAGATCAGAGTGTTAGACAGCACCCTAAGAGAAGGTGAGCAACACCCAGGTGTTTCATTTACAAACAAACAAAGAATCCAAATTGCATGGATGTTAGATTATTTTGGAGTAGACCAAATTGAAATTTCTCCTGTCGTATCAAATGATCATAAAGAAGCAACAAAGACAATCATCAAGCAAGGTTTGAAGGCAGACATTGTTGCACATGGTAGAGCACTCAAAGAAGACATCGATATTTCACTTAGTTGTGATGCAAAATGGTGTGCTGCTTATCTAGGAATTTCAGATATTCATCTAAAAGACAAATTAAGAATTTCAAGAGAGGAGGCAATGAACAGAGCTGTTGAAACAGTAGAATATGCAAAATCCCATGGATTAAAAATTAGATTCACAGTAGAAGATGGAAGCAGGGCAGAGCCTGAATTCTTACTCAAAATGTGTAAGGCAATTGAAGATGCAGGGGTTGACAGAATTAGCCTACCTGACACTGTAGGAATTATGCGTCCTATTGGCATGTACAATTTTGTTAAAAAAGTAAGAGAGGTGGTAGATGTTCCACTTGATGCACATGTTCACAATGACATAGGACTTGCAGTAGCAAATGCATTTTCTGCATGTGATGCAGGGGTAGATCAAATTCATACAACAATTGACGGCATTGGTGAAAGAACAGGAATTCCACCACTTGCAGAAGTTGCAGTTGCATTAACGTACTTGTACAAATCACCAAATGATTTTAGACTAGATATGCTTCTAGATCTCTCAAGATTGATTGAAGAATATACTTCAATCAAGCCATATGACTCAAAACCCATCGTAGGTTCATCAGCATACAAACACAAGGCAGGAACTCACCTTGCAGCAATTCTTAGAAATCCCGCAGCATATGAGCCAATTCCACCTCGTGCAGTAGGAAATAGAAGAAGAATCGTATTTGGAGAATTAGCAGGAAAAACAGGGGCTGCCTATCTAATGTCCCTTTTAGGACTAGAAAAAGACGATGAACATGCAAAAGCAGTAGCTGCAGGACTAAAAGGTCTCAGAATGGGAGATCTAATCGAAATCCCATTAGAGGACAGACTTGAAAAAAAGATAATTAATGACAAATAA
- the lysM gene encoding HTH-type transcriptional regulator LysM has product MFKDKVDEKIIEYLKEDSRESFVDIGKKLKLSESAVRRRVKQLVDNGTIKRFTLELGEENATSAIVLVSVDSATDTSKVSTKLKNLDGVKTVYEITGQYDITTIISASNISEINNSIDALRKIPGVIDTNTVIILRKVV; this is encoded by the coding sequence ATGTTCAAGGATAAAGTTGATGAGAAGATTATAGAATATCTAAAGGAGGATTCTAGAGAATCTTTTGTAGATATTGGAAAAAAACTAAAGCTTTCTGAATCAGCTGTTAGGCGAAGAGTAAAGCAATTAGTAGATAATGGAACAATTAAAAGATTTACACTTGAATTAGGAGAAGAAAATGCAACAAGTGCAATTGTACTAGTTTCTGTAGATTCTGCAACAGACACGTCTAAAGTTTCAACCAAACTCAAAAATCTAGATGGCGTAAAAACAGTATACGAAATTACTGGCCAATACGACATTACAACAATCATTAGCGCATCAAATATTTCAGAGATAAACAATAGCATCGATGCCTTGAGAAAAATTCCAGGTGTGATTGACACAAACACTGTCATTATTTTAAGAAAAGTAGTCTAA
- a CDS encoding aspartate aminotransferase family protein, whose amino-acid sequence MSEDQFMGSLYQRFPVTIEKGEGAHVWDINGKEYIDCMGGYGVALVGHQNQRVNTAIKEQINKIITVHSSLYNKTREEFLKKLMGLAPKGLTQVHLNNSGAEAVEAAMKFARKFTGKKGMVAMKGSYHGKSFGALSLTFNPKYKKAFAPLVEKVSYASFGDINDLRSVVDEDTAFIILEPIQGESGINVAPDGFLQDVRKLCDEKGILLIFDEIQAGLGRTGRLWACDHWNTAPDILCLAKGIAGGVPMGATLVREDILSAMSKGEHSSTFGGNPLSCAAGIAALTAITEDGLIENSEKMGKVFREGLEQLKEKHTIIREIRGKGLMIGVELKFEVRNILMNLIKEGVLMLYSGRNILRILPPLVITEEDIAKVLQTLDTVLTKEEENLNVQG is encoded by the coding sequence ATGAGTGAAGATCAATTTATGGGAAGTCTGTACCAAAGATTTCCAGTAACAATTGAAAAAGGAGAAGGGGCACATGTATGGGACATTAATGGAAAAGAATACATTGATTGTATGGGCGGTTATGGCGTTGCACTTGTTGGACACCAAAACCAAAGAGTAAACACTGCAATCAAAGAACAAATCAACAAAATAATTACAGTTCACAGTTCATTGTACAACAAAACAAGAGAAGAGTTTCTTAAAAAATTGATGGGTCTTGCACCAAAAGGACTGACACAAGTTCATCTCAACAACAGCGGTGCAGAGGCAGTTGAAGCTGCAATGAAATTTGCAAGGAAATTCACAGGAAAGAAAGGAATGGTTGCAATGAAAGGGTCATATCATGGAAAATCATTTGGGGCATTATCACTAACATTTAATCCAAAATACAAAAAAGCATTTGCACCACTTGTAGAAAAAGTATCTTATGCATCATTTGGAGATATCAATGATCTTCGCTCAGTAGTAGATGAAGACACTGCGTTTATAATTTTAGAACCAATTCAAGGAGAAAGTGGAATTAATGTTGCACCAGATGGATTCTTGCAAGATGTAAGAAAACTATGTGATGAAAAAGGAATTTTGCTAATATTTGACGAAATTCAAGCAGGATTAGGGAGAACAGGACGATTATGGGCATGTGATCATTGGAATACTGCTCCAGATATTTTGTGTCTTGCAAAAGGTATTGCAGGCGGAGTTCCAATGGGAGCTACACTTGTGAGAGAAGATATTTTATCTGCAATGAGCAAGGGAGAACATTCTTCAACATTTGGAGGAAATCCATTATCATGTGCTGCAGGAATTGCAGCACTTACTGCAATTACTGAAGATGGATTAATTGAAAACTCCGAGAAAATGGGAAAGGTTTTCAGAGAAGGGCTTGAGCAGTTAAAAGAAAAGCACACCATCATCAGAGAGATCAGGGGCAAGGGATTGATGATAGGAGTTGAGTTGAAATTCGAAGTACGAAATATACTCATGAACCTAATAAAAGAAGGTGTATTGATGTTGTATTCGGGAAGAAACATTCTAAGAATTTTGCCACCACTTGTAATTACCGAAGAAGACATAGCAAAAGTTTTACAAACTCTAGATACAGTACTAACCAAAGAGGAAGAAAATCTGAATGTTCAAGGATAA
- a CDS encoding [LysW]-aminoadipate/[LysW]-glutamate kinase, whose amino-acid sequence MITIKIGGSVVDNLHPSIISDIKKVAETEGLILVHGGGKEVTKVCEQLGKEPKFVTSPSGIKSRYTDKETAEIFTMVMSGRINKTIVQMLQKNGINAIGLSGVDAKVIQADRKKKLLIVNEKGRKQAIDGGYTGKITNVNASFIKSLLDQGLVPVISPIAISEESDFLNVDGDRAAAYVAGKVGTDKVLFITNVDGLLMDDKLVPKLTLAEAKEIRPKIGPGMEKKILASTEALDMGVKEALIANGKKENPISSAIAHDNCTVIEHE is encoded by the coding sequence ATGATCACAATCAAAATCGGTGGAAGTGTAGTAGACAATTTACATCCATCAATAATTTCAGATATCAAAAAAGTTGCAGAGACGGAAGGATTGATTCTTGTTCATGGAGGAGGAAAAGAAGTTACCAAAGTATGTGAACAATTAGGGAAAGAACCAAAGTTTGTCACATCACCAAGTGGAATAAAGAGTAGATACACTGACAAAGAAACTGCAGAGATTTTTACAATGGTGATGTCAGGACGAATAAACAAAACGATTGTTCAGATGCTTCAGAAAAATGGAATTAATGCAATAGGGTTATCAGGAGTAGATGCCAAAGTCATTCAGGCAGATAGAAAAAAGAAATTACTAATTGTTAACGAAAAAGGCCGAAAGCAGGCAATAGATGGTGGATATACAGGTAAAATAACCAATGTTAATGCGAGTTTCATCAAATCACTACTTGACCAAGGACTTGTTCCAGTAATATCACCAATTGCAATTAGCGAAGAATCAGATTTCCTCAATGTTGACGGAGATAGAGCCGCAGCTTATGTAGCAGGAAAGGTAGGAACAGATAAGGTTCTATTCATCACAAATGTCGATGGCTTGCTTATGGATGACAAACTTGTTCCAAAACTTACTTTGGCAGAAGCAAAAGAAATTAGGCCAAAGATAGGTCCAGGCATGGAGAAAAAAATTCTAGCTTCGACTGAGGCACTAGACATGGGAGTAAAAGAAGCGCTAATTGCAAACGGCAAAAAAGAAAACCCTATATCATCAGCAATTGCTCACGATAACTGTACTGTGATTGAGCATGAGTGA
- the argC gene encoding N-acetyl-gamma-glutamyl-phosphate reductase has protein sequence MKVGVVGASGYVGGETLRLLVNHPDVEISMVTSRQHVGEYLHRVQPSLKGFTDLTFSELDYDKISDKCDLVFTAVPHGTATEIVKALYDRGIKIIDLSADYRLHNPEDYGKWYGWEHPHPDYLSKSVFGVPELHREQIKNAQLVSCPGCMAVTSMLALAPLIRNDLIDTDHIVVDSKIGSSGAGSGSGTAHAMRAGVIRPYKPAKHRHTGEIEQELSEIAGRKIRVSMSPHAVDVVRGILCTNHTFMKKDIEEKELWKLYRQAYGEERFVRLIRDKKGLYKFPDPKFLVGSNFCDIGFDLDEDNHRLIAISASDNLMKGAAGSAIQNMNVMCGFDEMDGLRYTPLTPV, from the coding sequence ATGAAAGTAGGTGTTGTAGGAGCATCAGGTTATGTTGGTGGAGAAACACTCCGTCTATTAGTAAATCATCCAGATGTAGAGATCTCAATGGTTACATCAAGGCAACATGTTGGAGAGTATCTTCACAGAGTTCAACCAAGTTTGAAGGGTTTTACAGATCTGACATTTTCTGAACTAGATTATGATAAAATTTCTGACAAATGTGATCTAGTATTTACTGCAGTTCCACACGGAACAGCAACTGAAATCGTAAAAGCATTGTATGATAGAGGAATCAAAATTATCGATTTGAGTGCAGATTATAGATTACATAATCCAGAAGATTATGGGAAATGGTATGGATGGGAACACCCACATCCAGATTATCTTTCAAAATCAGTATTTGGAGTGCCAGAACTTCACAGAGAGCAAATCAAAAACGCACAACTAGTTTCATGTCCAGGATGCATGGCAGTGACATCAATGCTTGCACTTGCACCATTAATCAGAAATGATCTAATTGATACAGATCACATAGTTGTTGATTCAAAGATTGGTTCATCAGGAGCTGGTTCAGGTTCAGGAACAGCACATGCAATGAGAGCAGGTGTCATTCGACCATACAAACCAGCAAAGCACAGACATACCGGTGAGATCGAACAAGAATTAAGCGAAATTGCAGGAAGAAAGATTCGCGTATCAATGAGTCCACATGCAGTAGATGTAGTTCGTGGAATTTTATGTACAAACCACACATTCATGAAAAAAGACATAGAAGAAAAAGAATTGTGGAAATTGTATCGCCAAGCTTATGGTGAAGAAAGATTTGTAAGATTAATTCGTGACAAGAAAGGTCTTTACAAGTTCCCAGATCCAAAATTCCTAGTAGGTTCAAACTTTTGTGATATTGGTTTTGATCTTGATGAGGACAATCACAGATTGATTGCAATCTCTGCATCAGATAACCTAATGAAAGGTGCAGCTGGTTCGGCCATTCAAAACATGAATGTAATGTGTGGCTTTGATGAAATGGATGGTCTAAGATACACCCCACTTACACCAGTATAG
- the lysX gene encoding lysine biosynthesis protein LysX: MSKVCIVFDRLRAEEKMLQKEASDLGHDAVMLDAKITQVNTDSKRTDYDFGDVVLERCVSYFRGLHFTSCLEFMDVPVLNKFDVASLCGNKMFMTLLLKKHNVPTPKTYFSFSSQSAAENIEEVGYPLVIKPVIGSWGRGVMPLKDRDTVDAVFEIREITDSPHDRIYYLQEMIQRPPRDIRVITVGDRPIAAMYRKSSGGFKTNIALGADPELCEITKEMEDMAVKASKAMGGGILGVDMMEDEKNGLVVHEVNNTVEFKGLARVATQNIPKEMVEFALNYVRK; this comes from the coding sequence ATGTCAAAAGTTTGTATCGTGTTTGACCGCTTACGAGCGGAAGAAAAGATGCTCCAAAAGGAGGCATCAGATCTTGGACATGATGCAGTTATGCTAGATGCAAAGATCACTCAAGTCAACACAGACAGTAAAAGAACAGACTATGACTTTGGGGATGTTGTTTTAGAAAGATGTGTCAGCTATTTCAGAGGTCTTCATTTTACTTCATGTTTAGAATTCATGGATGTTCCAGTTCTCAACAAATTCGATGTTGCAAGTTTATGCGGAAATAAAATGTTCATGACTTTGTTACTAAAAAAACACAATGTTCCAACACCTAAAACATATTTTTCATTTTCAAGTCAAAGTGCTGCAGAAAATATTGAAGAAGTTGGATATCCACTTGTAATAAAGCCAGTAATTGGAAGTTGGGGACGAGGAGTTATGCCTCTAAAAGACAGAGATACAGTTGATGCAGTATTTGAGATAAGAGAGATTACCGACAGCCCTCATGACAGAATTTACTATCTTCAAGAAATGATTCAAAGACCACCAAGAGACATCAGAGTAATTACAGTAGGGGACAGACCAATTGCTGCAATGTACAGAAAGTCAAGTGGAGGTTTTAAGACAAACATTGCATTAGGAGCAGATCCAGAGCTTTGTGAGATCACAAAAGAGATGGAAGATATGGCAGTAAAGGCATCAAAAGCAATGGGTGGTGGAATATTAGGAGTAGACATGATGGAAGATGAGAAAAACGGTCTTGTTGTTCACGAAGTAAACAATACTGTAGAATTCAAGGGATTAGCTAGAGTTGCAACCCAGAATATACCAAAAGAAATGGTAGAATTTGCCCTAAACTACGTTAGGAAATAA
- the lysW/argW gene encoding alpha-aminoadipate/glutamate carrier protein LysW — protein sequence MNCPECDATLNIPDDASVGEIISCPDCGADFEIAKKDGSNVELKQAESVGEDWGE from the coding sequence ATGAACTGCCCAGAATGTGACGCAACACTAAACATCCCAGACGATGCCTCAGTGGGAGAAATCATCTCCTGTCCTGATTGTGGTGCTGACTTTGAAATCGCAAAGAAAGACGGATCAAATGTTGAGCTAAAACAAGCAGAAAGCGTAGGCGAAGACTGGGGAGAGTAA
- a CDS encoding argininosuccinate synthase, which yields MTQKGILAFSGGLDTSVVVKYLQEEHDMDVITVTVDVGQGDDHKKIAAKAKKLGVKKHYNVDARKEFVKDYIFPSIKANALYQKKYCLATALARPLIAEKVLEIAKKEKVTSLAHGCSGKGNDQVRFDITLRSGSNLPIIAPIRDKNLDRVTELKFAKKHGIEIDNVAKRFSIDQNLWGRAIEGGVLEDPYNEPPDDAFIWVKTKNLPEKPTYIEIKFERGIPIEVDGKKLEPVKLIEYLNKKAGNAGVGIVDHIEDRVVGIKSREVYETPAATCLIEAHTDLEKMVHTKHQNKFKSIIDDEWSYLVYSGLWQDPLKQNLDGFIENSQNAVSGTVKLKLYKGSIRVVGRKSKNSLYSHEIATYGTESTFDQRLAKGFVELWGIQTTEANKLQKKRSSKT from the coding sequence ATGACTCAAAAAGGAATTCTTGCATTCTCTGGCGGATTAGACACATCAGTTGTTGTAAAGTATCTACAAGAAGAGCATGACATGGATGTTATCACAGTAACAGTAGATGTTGGGCAAGGAGATGATCACAAAAAAATTGCAGCCAAAGCAAAAAAGCTCGGAGTAAAAAAGCATTACAATGTTGATGCAAGAAAAGAATTTGTCAAAGACTACATCTTCCCATCAATTAAAGCAAATGCACTATATCAAAAAAAATATTGTCTTGCTACTGCACTTGCAAGACCATTAATTGCTGAAAAAGTTTTAGAGATTGCAAAAAAAGAAAAAGTTACATCATTAGCTCATGGATGTTCAGGTAAAGGAAATGATCAAGTAAGGTTTGACATTACATTACGTTCAGGGTCTAACTTACCAATCATTGCTCCAATACGTGACAAAAACCTAGACAGGGTTACAGAATTAAAGTTTGCAAAAAAACATGGAATCGAAATTGATAATGTTGCAAAAAGATTCAGTATTGATCAAAACTTGTGGGGTCGTGCAATAGAAGGAGGTGTTCTAGAAGATCCTTACAACGAACCACCAGATGATGCATTCATTTGGGTTAAAACAAAAAATCTTCCAGAAAAACCAACATACATTGAGATAAAATTTGAGAGAGGCATACCAATAGAAGTTGATGGAAAAAAACTAGAACCAGTAAAATTAATCGAGTATCTTAACAAAAAAGCAGGAAATGCAGGAGTAGGAATTGTTGATCATATAGAAGACAGAGTAGTTGGAATAAAATCTCGCGAAGTTTATGAGACCCCAGCTGCAACATGCCTAATTGAGGCCCATACGGATTTAGAAAAAATGGTTCATACAAAACACCAAAACAAGTTCAAATCAATTATCGATGATGAATGGTCATATTTGGTGTATTCTGGGTTATGGCAAGATCCACTAAAACAAAATCTTGATGGGTTTATCGAAAATTCACAAAATGCAGTTTCAGGAACAGTAAAACTCAAGCTGTACAAAGGAAGCATAAGGGTAGTTGGAAGAAAATCAAAGAATTCTCTGTACAGTCATGAAATTGCCACGTATGGTACTGAATCCACATTTGATCAGAGATTAGCCAAAGGATTTGTCGAATTGTGGGGAATTCAGACAACAGAAGCTAATAAATTACAAAAGAAGAGGTCATCAAAAACATGA